The stretch of DNA GCCAGACGATTCGCCGATGCGAGCAGTGCATCAGCTACTACGCGATGATCTTCTTCAAGATGCTCAAGACTCCAAGCGTAGGAAGCTAAGCCAACCCATGCACGGCCTGAATCGCGGTGAGGGCGAGCATGTTGAGCGACCAACCACTGAAGTGGTTCTGTCTGCGAACCATAGAATTCAAAAGGCACCTCAGGTATATCTGGTCCTTCGATCAGCAAGGACCACACGGGGTGATAGCTCGCGTGGTGAAGCTGATCACGTTGGGAAAATGCATGCTCACCAAGCAAGCTCAATACTTGTGGTGCTGGAGTCGCCAAGATCACAAGATCTGACTCATAGCTTCTGACGCCGTCTTTCTCCTTCAGACACCAGCATTTTCCAGTTCTGTCGATGGAATCAACATGCCATTGTGTCAAGACATCGAGACCTTGGGCAAGTTTCTTGGCAACTACGCTCATCGTAGGTGTTCCTACTGCCCAATGATCGCCGGCAAAGTCTGGTGTTGGTGATCCTGGCGCCTGCTTGGCGTGCCATGGAACAATCAGATCCGAATTCATCCAATCTGAGACATCAGAAATAGGTTGTTTCGAAGCTGATGATATGAACTGGCAACCGTGATCTAAGCGTATGTTGGACTGACCACGTCGTGTGCACGTCCGCCCACCTGGCCCTCTTGCCTTTTCAAGAATTAAGACATCGTGACCAGCACTGCTGAGATCCTGCCCCGCTGTGAGTCCAGCCAATCCCGCTCCTACGATAACAACTTCATAACGTCTGACGCACATAACATTCCTTGGTTTATTGCAATCCAAAATGACTTTCTAATTTTAGCGTATCAAAAATTGACCCCTCGTATTTGGGCCTATTTCTGACTCTAATTGGCTCGCAGATTGACTTTATGTGACTACTCAAGAAAAAAATCAGATTGAAACATATCTGGTTCTTTTAGCAATTGACTTCAACGACTACCATAGGCTGACTGATGGCAGACACCACCAATTCAAATCCTGAAGCTCGGGGCCCAGACCTCCCAATTGCCGATGCCGAGCAACAACTCCAACAATTGGTGGATACAGCTCTTGATGCTGTGATTACTTGTGATGCTGAGAGTCGAATTGTGGTGTGGAATAGCGGCGCCGAAAAGCTGTTTGGCTGGCCTGCCACTGAAGCAATTGGCATGACACTGACGGATACGATCATACCACTTGAATTTCGCGAAGCACATAACCGAGGAATGGCCCATTATCTAAAAACTGGCCAAGGCCCTGTTCTTGGCCAGCGCATCGAAATTGAAGCCATTAACCGAGACGGCCGCCGCTTCCCCG from Phycisphaerales bacterium encodes:
- a CDS encoding FAD-dependent oxidoreductase, giving the protein MCVRRYEVVIVGAGLAGLTAGQDLSSAGHDVLILEKARGPGGRTCTRRGQSNIRLDHGCQFISSASKQPISDVSDWMNSDLIVPWHAKQAPGSPTPDFAGDHWAVGTPTMSVVAKKLAQGLDVLTQWHVDSIDRTGKCWCLKEKDGVRSYESDLVILATPAPQVLSLLGEHAFSQRDQLHHASYHPVWSLLIEGPDIPEVPFEFYGSQTEPLQWLVAQHARPHRDSGRAWVGLASYAWSLEHLEEDHRVVADALLASANRLAGVNLSATAQVHRWRYGVVSDPVGIPVLADTDQRIVACGDWCLGKTVEHAVQSGHAASQAAIQILASDHSS